Proteins from one Fragaria vesca subsp. vesca linkage group LG6, FraVesHawaii_1.0, whole genome shotgun sequence genomic window:
- the LOC101312359 gene encoding uncharacterized protein LOC101312359 — MRERMERLVLLPFTIGCVSESSIAVGAQQHPRRSKSDTNPSPTRTKEEEEDEEEGDSLSKPNVSVGIHRLFKGFKNFSQLFVYKDEMEEEEMDMEIGSPTDVKHVTHIGLDGSGSGSGSAATAATTNKVSWDDLISHVSWRQFELSRPSQSDADDDAIHVNSVAPLHEYLSKSSHRMMNQ, encoded by the exons ATGAGAGAAAGAATGGAAAGGCTTGTGCTTCTTCCTTTCACTATTGGGTGCGTTTCTGAGTCAAGCATTGCTGTTGGTGCACAACAACATCCCAGAAGATCCAAATCAGATACAAATCCATCTCCAACAA GAACTAAAGAAGAAGAAGAGGACGAGGAGGAAGGAGATAGCCTTTCAAAACCAAACGTATCTGTTGGTATACACAGGCTCTTCAAGGGTTTCAAGAATTTTTCTCAGTTGTTTG TTTACAAGGATGAAATGGAAGAAGAAGAAATGGATATGGAAATAGGGTCTCCTACAGATGTGAAGCATGTGACACACATAGGTCTGGATGGTTCTGGTTCTGGTTCTGGTTCTGCTGCTACTGCTGCAACAACTAATAAGGTCTCCTGGGATGATCTTATATCTCATGTTTCTTGGAGGCAGTTCGAGCTCTCTAGGCCTTCACAATCTGATGCTGATGATGATGCTATCCATGTCAATTCAGTGGCTCCTCTTCATGAATACTTGTCTAAATCGAGTCATAGAATGATGAATCAATGA
- the LOC101312066 gene encoding photosystem I reaction center subunit XI, chloroplastic-like: MASAAPMASQLKSTFTSPVSRALLAPKGLSASPLKLFPSKRSSSFTIKATQTDKPFQVIQPINGDPFIGSLETPVTSSPLIAWYLSNLPAYRTAVSPLLRGVEVGLAHGYLLVGPFVKAGPLRNTEVAGAAGSLAAAGLVVILSVCLTMYGIASFKEGEPSTAPSLTLTGRKKEPDQLQTAEGWAKFTGGFFFGGISGVTWAYFLLYVLNLPYYVK; encoded by the exons ATGGCCAGTGCTGCACCAATGGCCAGCCAGCTCAAGTCCACCTTCACCTCCCCAGTTTCCAGAGCTTTGCTTGCTCCCAAGGGCCTCTCTGCCTCTCCACTCAAGCTCTTTCCTTCTAAGAGATCCTCTTCCTTCACCATCAAAGCCACCCAAACCGACAAG CCATTCCAAGTGATTCAACCAATCAATGGTGACCCTTTCATTGGAAGCTTGGAGACTCCGGTGACATCAAGCCCCTTGATTGCATGGTACCTCTCCAACCTCCCTGCCTACAGAACAGCAGTGAGCCCACTTTTGAGGGGAGTTGAGGTGGGCCTGGCTCATGGATATCTCTTGGTCGGCCCATTCGTCAAGGCAGGCCCATTGAGGAACACCGAAGTAGCTGGGGCAGCTGGCTCCTTGGCAGCTGCTGGTCTTGTTGTCATCCTCAGTGTTTGCTTAACCATGTACGGCATTGCATCCTTCAAGGAGGGAGAACCATCCACAGCTCCTTCTTTGACCTTAACCGGCCGCAAGAAGGAGCCCGACCAGCTCCAAACCGCCGAAGGATGGGCCAAATTCACCGGAGGGTTCTTTTTCGGAGGGATTTCCGGTGTCACTTGGGCTTACTTCCTCCTCTATGTCCTAAACCTTCCTTACTACGTCAAGTAG